Proteins from a genomic interval of Paenibacillus sp. RC334:
- a CDS encoding aspartyl-phosphate phosphatase Spo0E family protein — MLMNQGVTLLRVERARRKLYQVQKKYGFLTHPKVIEQSKKLDDLLNHYQTGRSDH, encoded by the coding sequence ATGCTGATGAATCAAGGTGTGACTTTACTTCGTGTCGAAAGAGCTAGGAGGAAACTGTATCAAGTCCAGAAAAAGTACGGATTTTTAACACATCCCAAAGTAATTGAACAATCTAAGAAACTGGATGATCTGTTGAATCATTACCAAACGGGCAGATCAGATCATTAA
- a CDS encoding helix-turn-helix transcriptional regulator: protein MEHTPTILAELEEYLKQNDLTLAQFAECSGVHQRTLNNWILKHRPVAIHQLDRITLAMGLPEGFFYERYIDHYIIERSPDWRRIEPVLYRCAELDKLEAIKRVVGHIMDKLLYSPKLFDAAEILFAQGRHAAALLLYEGVAEGEKYQHSERLAICQYRMFTIQVGDDQTRNLRAATLFEPFVERLDEIDQLDALKDLANVYRSLREWDKLDETARKMKGKAEIQYTLKHQQKKQKCVEHDKRLSRPMFVYITYADLLCASVCEAQGDYQQALDYTYAYVNLDWVKETDEDTLHWIGLFGHWAEGNVFVNKLLSGDTSVLLDYVEYIAATDGTDQEMITKLLNVLMATNQYQINVDEILQRFKTEIDSFAQQRPSADMYTQQVVPDQYARFDYELAYYYLHKGIYAVGFKHLMNASIKANILNNETYFINCMGLFVRFQAHAVPETKAEYFNLIEKVWVNNVEKNGASSNSN from the coding sequence TTGGAACATACACCTACGATTTTAGCGGAGTTGGAAGAATATCTAAAGCAAAATGACTTGACATTGGCACAATTTGCCGAGTGTTCAGGTGTTCATCAAAGAACACTTAATAATTGGATTCTTAAGCATCGTCCTGTGGCTATACATCAGCTTGATCGAATCACGCTGGCTATGGGATTACCCGAAGGCTTTTTTTACGAACGATACATAGATCATTACATCATCGAACGTTCCCCGGATTGGCGGCGAATTGAGCCAGTATTGTATCGCTGTGCTGAGCTGGATAAGCTGGAAGCGATTAAGCGTGTAGTTGGTCATATCATGGACAAGCTGCTATATTCCCCGAAGCTATTTGATGCAGCGGAAATTTTATTCGCACAAGGTCGGCACGCTGCTGCGTTGTTGCTCTATGAGGGGGTTGCGGAAGGAGAGAAGTACCAGCACTCTGAACGTCTGGCCATCTGTCAGTATCGTATGTTTACAATTCAGGTTGGAGACGATCAGACCCGAAATCTCAGGGCAGCTACGCTATTTGAGCCCTTTGTCGAACGACTGGATGAAATAGATCAACTTGATGCGTTGAAAGATTTGGCGAATGTGTATCGTTCATTGCGTGAATGGGACAAGCTGGATGAAACAGCGAGAAAAATGAAGGGGAAAGCGGAAATTCAATATACTTTGAAACATCAGCAGAAGAAGCAAAAGTGCGTGGAGCATGATAAAAGGCTGAGTCGTCCCATGTTTGTGTACATCACTTATGCTGACCTGTTGTGTGCAAGTGTCTGTGAAGCCCAAGGCGATTATCAACAAGCTCTAGATTATACATACGCCTACGTTAATTTAGATTGGGTCAAAGAGACGGACGAGGATACCCTGCATTGGATCGGCTTGTTTGGGCACTGGGCAGAGGGTAATGTATTTGTAAATAAACTTCTTTCTGGAGATACAAGTGTGCTTCTGGATTATGTTGAGTATATTGCAGCCACAGATGGAACGGATCAAGAGATGATTACCAAGCTATTGAATGTTTTAATGGCGACTAACCAATATCAGATAAATGTGGATGAAATACTCCAGCGGTTTAAAACGGAGATTGATTCTTTTGCTCAACAGCGACCATCTGCTGACATGTATACCCAACAAGTTGTGCCAGACCAGTATGCACGTTTTGATTATGAGTTAGCTTATTACTATTTACACAAAGGGATTTATGCTGTTGGCTTTAAACATTTGATGAATGCATCGATAAAAGCGAATATACTAAATAATGAGACATATTTTATAAACTGTATGGGATTGTTCGTTCGTTTTCAAGCCCATGCGGTTCCTGAAACTAAAGCGGAGTATTTCAATCTTATTGAAAAGGTGTGGGTAAACAATGTTGAAAAAAATGGTGCTTCTAGTAATAGCAACTAG
- a CDS encoding XRE family transcriptional regulator yields MNRRNAVTPFGWEIKQKLVEKRMDQKTFCATYHIPTTRLSNLIHGTRRATRYRKQVSELLGIEE; encoded by the coding sequence TTGAATCGACGAAATGCTGTAACCCCTTTTGGGTGGGAGATCAAACAAAAACTGGTTGAGAAAAGAATGGATCAGAAAACGTTTTGTGCTACATACCATATTCCGACCACCAGATTGTCCAATCTCATTCACGGAACACGTAGGGCTACGAGATATAGAAAACAAGTATCCGAATTGCTTGGAATTGAAGAATAA
- a CDS encoding AEC family transporter has translation MSVGHIFYILVPIFFVIILGWLAGHYKSFDASSSKALNSLVTKFALPAHLFIGITTTSRKSLIEQWPFLLALFIGIVGFYAVLLLVGRFAVKQSVKDASMFALNSAQPTFAFMGIPVLGAIYGSSAVAIPIAITGIVVNAVLDPAATIIATVASRNSGKERNGHLGKLIWDSILHGLREPLALVPLIGVILTLFGFHSPDLLNKSFNQIGDITSGAALFAVGVTIGVRNISFSITAIAIALLKTIVQPLLMLLLAYLCGLSSADTVKAVLLVSFPGSAVAAMIATRFESLESETASAFVISAVISLATLPVLISLLM, from the coding sequence ATGAGTGTCGGACATATCTTTTATATTTTGGTGCCTATTTTCTTCGTCATTATTTTAGGGTGGTTGGCAGGCCATTACAAAAGCTTCGATGCCTCTTCCTCGAAAGCCCTAAATTCACTGGTTACCAAATTTGCGCTACCCGCGCATTTATTTATCGGCATTACGACCACCAGCAGGAAATCTCTTATCGAGCAATGGCCTTTCTTGCTGGCTCTGTTCATTGGTATTGTCGGCTTTTATGCCGTCCTCCTGCTGGTGGGTCGGTTTGCGGTGAAGCAATCGGTAAAGGATGCATCCATGTTTGCTTTGAACTCGGCACAGCCGACATTTGCCTTTATGGGCATTCCAGTGCTGGGTGCCATCTACGGTTCCTCTGCTGTTGCCATTCCGATTGCGATTACCGGGATCGTAGTCAATGCCGTTCTTGATCCGGCGGCTACCATTATAGCTACCGTCGCCAGCCGGAACTCAGGGAAAGAGCGGAATGGTCACCTCGGAAAGCTTATTTGGGACTCCATCCTCCACGGTTTAAGAGAACCACTGGCGCTGGTGCCGCTTATTGGTGTTATTTTGACCTTGTTCGGCTTCCACTCACCGGATTTATTGAACAAATCATTCAATCAAATCGGTGATATTACGTCCGGGGCCGCTTTATTCGCGGTCGGTGTGACCATAGGCGTGCGCAATATCAGTTTCAGCATAACCGCCATTGCCATCGCGCTGTTAAAAACGATTGTACAACCTCTATTGATGCTACTGCTTGCCTACCTGTGCGGTCTTTCGTCTGCCGATACGGTAAAAGCCGTATTGCTCGTTTCCTTCCCTGGCTCAGCCGTCGCTGCCATGATTGCTACACGTTTTGAAAGTCTGGAATCGGAAACAGCCTCTGCTTTCGTCATCAGTGCGGTCATTTCTCTTGCTACACTGCCTGTACTCATTTCCCTGCTGATGTGA
- a CDS encoding NAD-dependent malic enzyme yields the protein MEAFYVNKDGSLSTPLRGKDILANPLLNKGVAFTEEERKELGLEGILPPTILSLEKQSVRAYQQFLAQPTMLRKNASLNDLHNRNVVLYYRLLTDHLSEMLPVVYTPTVGTAIQEYSHEYNRPGGVYLSIDDPNGIGQAFYNSGLSGENVDLIVVTDSESILGIGDWGVGGINIAIGKLAVYTAAAGIHPGRVLPIVLDVGTNNEKLLNDPLYIGNRHKRVRGEAYNQFIDTFISKTLAQFPKALLHWEDVGSVNARHIIGKYGQSILTFNDDIQGTGAVTLAAILSAVGVTKIPLREQKVLVFGPGAAGVGNADQIRGAMIVDGLAEKDSFKPFWAFDYRGLLTDDMEDVLDYQKPYVRNKDEVSSWTRSDDGKIPLLEVIRQVKPTILIGTSGVAGAFSEEIIKEMAKHVERPIIMPMSNPTNLAEAVPEDLIQWTDGKALIATGSPFEPVTYNGTEFEIGQANNAFVFPGLGLGAIVVKAKRITPAMFTAAADAVAKGVDSNKPGGALLPHIRKLRDVSYAVAVAVAKAAIQDQVAQARIANIEQAVRDAMWKPEYAKVKAVENVIHHPH from the coding sequence ATGGAAGCATTTTATGTAAATAAGGACGGGTCATTATCCACCCCGCTGCGGGGAAAGGATATATTAGCCAATCCTCTTTTGAACAAGGGGGTCGCTTTTACCGAAGAGGAACGCAAAGAACTGGGTCTTGAAGGAATTCTTCCGCCGACCATCCTTTCTCTGGAGAAACAGAGCGTCCGGGCGTACCAGCAATTTTTGGCACAACCGACCATGCTGCGCAAAAACGCTTCCCTGAATGACCTTCACAATCGAAATGTCGTGCTGTACTATCGGCTGCTAACTGACCATTTGAGTGAGATGCTGCCCGTAGTCTACACACCTACGGTGGGGACCGCGATTCAGGAATATAGTCATGAGTACAACCGCCCTGGAGGCGTGTATTTGTCGATAGATGACCCGAACGGCATCGGACAAGCATTCTATAATTCTGGCTTGAGTGGTGAGAATGTGGATCTGATTGTAGTGACGGATTCCGAAAGTATTTTGGGGATTGGTGACTGGGGCGTGGGAGGCATTAATATTGCGATTGGCAAGCTGGCTGTGTATACAGCTGCGGCTGGTATTCATCCCGGGCGGGTGCTGCCGATTGTGCTGGATGTGGGCACGAATAATGAAAAGCTGCTGAATGATCCGCTGTATATCGGCAATCGCCATAAACGGGTTCGCGGAGAGGCTTATAACCAGTTTATCGATACCTTTATCAGCAAAACGTTAGCTCAATTCCCGAAGGCGCTTTTGCATTGGGAAGATGTGGGCAGCGTGAACGCACGCCATATTATAGGAAAATACGGCCAAAGCATTCTCACCTTTAACGATGACATTCAAGGCACAGGAGCGGTAACCCTGGCTGCAATTCTTTCGGCAGTAGGCGTCACCAAGATTCCGCTGCGTGAGCAAAAAGTACTTGTGTTCGGCCCGGGGGCAGCGGGAGTCGGCAATGCTGACCAAATTCGCGGAGCTATGATCGTGGACGGCCTTGCAGAGAAGGATTCCTTCAAGCCGTTTTGGGCCTTTGATTATCGTGGATTGCTAACGGACGATATGGAAGATGTACTGGATTATCAGAAGCCGTATGTGCGCAACAAAGATGAAGTCAGCTCATGGACCCGGTCTGATGACGGAAAAATACCGCTGCTTGAGGTCATCCGTCAGGTGAAGCCTACCATATTGATCGGAACCTCCGGTGTAGCGGGTGCCTTTTCTGAGGAGATTATCAAGGAAATGGCGAAGCATGTAGAACGCCCGATTATCATGCCCATGTCCAATCCTACAAACCTTGCAGAAGCGGTACCTGAGGATTTGATTCAGTGGACAGATGGCAAAGCCTTAATCGCTACCGGAAGTCCCTTTGAGCCCGTCACCTATAACGGTACAGAATTTGAGATTGGACAGGCAAACAATGCCTTTGTTTTCCCGGGACTTGGTCTGGGCGCAATTGTAGTCAAAGCCAAAAGGATCACCCCTGCCATGTTTACAGCCGCAGCAGATGCCGTTGCCAAAGGCGTAGATTCGAATAAGCCTGGCGGTGCGCTGCTCCCTCATATCCGAAAATTACGGGATGTTTCATACGCTGTTGCGGTTGCGGTAGCGAAGGCCGCGATTCAGGATCAGGTGGCTCAGGCACGCATTGCAAATATCGAGCAAGCCGTTCGGGATGCGATGTGGAAGCCGGAATATGCGAAGGTAAAAGCAGTGGAAAACGTAATACACCACCCGCATTAA
- a CDS encoding LacI family DNA-binding transcriptional regulator: MANIHEIAKLAGVSSATVSRVINNHPYVSEPTRQRVQEVIDRLDYVPNLNAISLKTGMTKLIGIISISFNDSLNLFVRGFTMYAQEHGFNIALFITNGDKERELEALEMLRRKQLDALVCMIRVNEWSVIEHYTKYGPIVTWQRVTIEAIPSVFMDQYQGYTLALEHLYARGYRKIVNVYGNMRGLNTKERIRAYHDFCEKYDLDAEAFPHFYGLNSIAEGENIAHWWIEQTDKPDAFACSTDYLAAGLLTEARRLDVSVPDQCAVVGFDNTEISHLLDLTTIHYPIDKQAENAFIMIRNTLEGLDETLHHLEFKLVERATT, translated from the coding sequence ATGGCGAATATCCATGAGATTGCAAAGCTTGCGGGTGTATCCTCGGCAACGGTGTCCCGTGTCATTAATAACCACCCGTATGTGAGTGAACCGACAAGACAGCGTGTGCAGGAGGTCATAGACCGACTGGATTACGTTCCTAATTTGAATGCGATTTCTTTAAAAACGGGCATGACAAAGCTCATAGGAATTATTTCAATTTCTTTTAATGATTCATTGAATTTATTTGTGCGTGGTTTTACGATGTATGCTCAGGAGCATGGCTTTAATATAGCCCTTTTTATTACGAATGGGGATAAGGAAAGGGAGCTTGAAGCACTGGAAATGTTGCGAAGAAAGCAGTTGGATGCCTTGGTTTGTATGATTCGCGTCAATGAGTGGAGTGTGATCGAGCATTATACCAAATATGGTCCGATTGTGACATGGCAGCGTGTGACCATAGAGGCAATCCCGTCTGTATTCATGGATCAGTATCAGGGCTATACGCTGGCGCTGGAGCATTTGTATGCCCGAGGATACCGGAAAATTGTAAATGTGTATGGCAATATGCGGGGGCTTAATACGAAGGAACGCATCCGGGCCTATCATGATTTTTGTGAAAAATATGATCTGGACGCTGAGGCCTTCCCGCATTTTTATGGTTTAAATTCAATAGCAGAGGGTGAAAATATCGCCCATTGGTGGATAGAACAAACGGACAAACCGGATGCCTTCGCTTGTTCTACAGATTATTTGGCAGCAGGACTGCTGACCGAAGCACGCAGGCTCGACGTTTCTGTGCCGGATCAATGTGCGGTGGTCGGATTTGATAACACGGAAATTTCGCATTTGCTTGATTTAACAACGATTCATTACCCGATTGATAAACAAGCTGAGAACGCATTCATCATGATTCGCAACACCCTTGAAGGGCTGGATGAAACGTTACATCATTTGGAGTTTAAATTAGTGGAGAGAGCGACTACCTGA